From one Flavobacterium sp. N502536 genomic stretch:
- a CDS encoding RNA polymerase sigma factor yields MADEKEFIQQLLNPATQNTAFQKLVSDYQKPLYSHIRNIVLNHDDTDDVLQNTFVKVFQYLKNFKGESKLFSWMYRIATNEALTFLSQKAKLNGLTSEALQNKTIDNLKADVYFDGDEIQIKLQKAIVTLPEKQQLVFKMKYFEELKYEEIAEILGTSVGALKASYHHAVKKIEIYVTSN; encoded by the coding sequence TTGGCAGACGAGAAGGAATTTATTCAACAATTATTAAATCCTGCAACGCAAAATACTGCGTTTCAAAAACTCGTGTCTGATTATCAAAAACCGCTGTATTCTCATATTCGAAACATTGTTTTGAACCATGACGATACAGACGATGTTTTGCAAAATACTTTTGTAAAAGTCTTTCAGTATTTAAAGAACTTTAAAGGAGAAAGCAAACTTTTCTCGTGGATGTATCGAATTGCAACCAACGAAGCTTTGACATTTTTAAGTCAGAAAGCAAAACTTAACGGATTAACTTCTGAAGCGCTACAAAATAAAACCATCGACAATTTAAAAGCGGATGTTTATTTTGACGGAGACGAAATTCAGATCAAACTTCAAAAAGCGATCGTAACCCTGCCCGAAAAGCAGCAGCTGGTTTTTAAAATGAAATATTTTGAAGAATTAAAATACGAAGAAATTGCAGAGATTCTCGGGACATCTGTTGGTGCTTTGAAAGCATCTTATCATCATGCTGTAAAAAAAATTGAAATATATGTTACCTCAAATTAA
- a CDS encoding sensor of ECF-type sigma factor: protein MKIKNILPIILFFITFSFYAQNDKTDEKREKIKAYKVSFLTTELELTSTEAEKFWPIYNTYDDKQYELRHEKMKMYLRKLDDDNISTMSEKEAAALLSQIESADKELYVLRDKYNSNLKKILSARKILKLKKSEDDFNRKLLKQYRDKAAKN from the coding sequence ATGAAAATTAAAAATATACTACCGATAATTCTATTCTTTATCACCTTCTCTTTTTATGCCCAGAACGATAAAACGGATGAAAAGCGGGAAAAGATTAAAGCATATAAAGTTTCTTTCTTAACGACAGAACTTGAGCTAACCTCAACAGAAGCCGAGAAATTCTGGCCTATTTACAATACATACGACGACAAGCAATATGAATTGCGCCATGAAAAGATGAAAATGTATTTGCGTAAATTAGACGACGACAACATCAGTACCATGTCTGAAAAAGAAGCTGCTGCACTCCTCTCGCAAATAGAAAGCGCAGACAAAGAATTGTACGTCCTTCGCGACAAATACAACAGCAATTTAAAAAAGATACTTTCAGCCCGAAAAATATTAAAGCTTAAGAAATCGGAAGACGACTTTAACCGCAAACTTTTAAAACAATATCGCGACAAAGCCGCCAAAAACTAA
- a CDS encoding RsmB/NOP family class I SAM-dependent RNA methyltransferase → MRLHRNLVYTTIDSLNAIFNEGEYADKVVARALKKDKRWGSSDRKFVAETIYEIVRWKRLYAEIAEVKEPFDRDNLWRMFAVWAVLRGYPIPDWRQLEGTPERKIKGRFDELSKTRAYRESIPDWMDELGVKELGEAVWSKEIAAQNQPAKVILRTNTLKGTKENLRNTLMDLNIETEYLKDQPEALVLKERANVFLTDAFKQGLFEVQDANSQLVAGFLDVKPGMRVVDTCAGAGGKTLHIASLMENKGQLIAMDLYESKLKQLKLRAKRNGAFNIEYRIIDTTKVIKKLHEKADRVLIDAPCSGLGVLKRNPDAKWKLQPEFIDNIRKVQSEVLESYSKIVKPGGKLVYATCSVLPSENQEQVEKFLKTEIGKQFTFIKDRKILASESGFDGFYMALLERKV, encoded by the coding sequence ATGAGATTACACAGAAATTTAGTTTATACTACCATCGATTCTTTAAACGCAATTTTCAATGAAGGAGAATATGCGGATAAAGTGGTAGCCAGAGCCTTAAAAAAAGACAAACGTTGGGGAAGTTCCGACAGGAAGTTTGTTGCTGAAACGATATACGAAATTGTTCGTTGGAAAAGATTATACGCAGAAATTGCAGAAGTTAAAGAGCCGTTCGACAGAGATAATTTATGGAGAATGTTTGCGGTTTGGGCTGTTTTAAGAGGATACCCTATTCCGGATTGGAGACAATTGGAAGGAACTCCTGAGAGAAAAATAAAAGGTCGTTTTGACGAACTTTCTAAAACCAGAGCTTATAGAGAATCTATTCCGGACTGGATGGATGAATTAGGAGTAAAAGAATTAGGAGAGGCCGTTTGGTCAAAAGAAATTGCAGCTCAAAATCAACCTGCAAAAGTTATCTTAAGAACCAATACACTGAAAGGTACTAAGGAAAACTTGAGAAACACCTTGATGGATTTAAATATCGAAACCGAATATTTAAAAGATCAGCCTGAAGCTTTAGTTTTAAAAGAAAGAGCCAACGTATTCTTAACAGACGCTTTTAAACAAGGTTTATTTGAAGTTCAGGATGCCAACTCACAATTAGTAGCCGGCTTTCTGGATGTAAAACCAGGAATGCGTGTGGTAGATACCTGTGCCGGAGCCGGAGGAAAAACATTACACATTGCTTCGTTGATGGAAAACAAAGGGCAATTGATTGCAATGGATTTGTACGAAAGTAAACTGAAACAATTAAAATTGAGAGCCAAAAGAAATGGCGCTTTTAATATTGAGTACCGTATTATTGACACTACAAAAGTGATCAAAAAGTTGCATGAAAAAGCCGATCGCGTTTTAATTGATGCACCTTGTAGCGGTTTAGGAGTTTTAAAAAGAAACCCTGATGCAAAATGGAAATTACAACCGGAGTTTATCGATAACATTCGTAAAGTTCAGTCTGAAGTTTTAGAAAGCTATTCGAAAATTGTAAAACCAGGTGGAAAATTAGTTTATGCTACTTGCTCTGTTTTACCATCGGAAAATCAGGAACAGGTAGAGAAATTCTTAAAGACCGAAATCGGAAAGCAATTTACATTCATTAAAGATCGTAAAATACTAGCCTCAGAATCTGGATTTGACGGATTCTATATGGCGCTTTTGGAGAGAAAGGTTTAA
- a CDS encoding KUP/HAK/KT family potassium transporter, with protein MSASHKNLHSKLSIGGLLITLGIIYGDIGTSPLYVMKAILGDYAINSDIVLGGISCVFWTLTLQTTIKYVLITLSADNHGEGGIFALYALVKKTKIQWLIVPAIIGGSALLADGIITPPISISSAVEGIRAFYPTMQTETIVYIVIGILFILFTIQQFGTKLVGKFFAPMMLIWFAMLGTLGTIQILKHPEVIKAVNPYYAYHLLSIHPDGFFVLGFVFLCTTGAEALYSDMGHCGRKNIRISWVFVKTTLVLNYFGQAAYLIHHEGSTLQQLGGENGNPFYLIMPHWFLPFGIVVATLAAVIASQALISGSFTLINEAMRLNFWPKVKIKYPTEVKGQLYIPSINWLLFFGCVGIVLHFQKSGNMEHAYGLAIILCMIMTTILLNYYLIMKRVKLYLMVPLITIYLLIEFSFLIANITKFAEGGYVTLIIAILLISIMTIWYLAKKINKSYTKIIKIDDYKKVLMELSEDLSIPKYATHLVYMTNANRVDELEEKVIYSILQKRPKRADIYWFVHVNILTEPYKTQYKVTEIAKDDIYRIDFNLGFREPTKINLMFREVIRDMVKRGEVDITSRYESLNKNNIIGDFKFVLSEKFLSNDNDLRWHENIIMNSYFFIKKLSLSEERAFGLDSSSVKIEKFPMVLHAPENIGLTRITK; from the coding sequence ATGAGCGCATCGCATAAAAACTTACATAGTAAGTTGTCTATAGGGGGTTTATTGATAACATTAGGAATTATTTATGGAGATATTGGTACTTCTCCATTATATGTAATGAAAGCCATACTTGGTGATTATGCCATTAATTCTGATATTGTTCTTGGCGGAATTTCATGTGTTTTTTGGACTTTGACTTTACAAACTACGATTAAGTACGTACTTATTACCTTAAGTGCCGACAATCATGGGGAAGGTGGAATTTTTGCCTTATATGCACTGGTCAAAAAAACTAAAATTCAGTGGCTCATTGTGCCCGCCATCATCGGAGGAAGTGCCTTACTCGCCGATGGAATTATAACGCCGCCCATTTCGATTTCTTCTGCTGTAGAAGGAATCAGAGCCTTCTATCCAACCATGCAAACAGAGACCATTGTTTACATCGTTATCGGAATCTTATTCATTCTTTTTACCATACAACAATTTGGAACCAAGCTCGTTGGAAAGTTTTTCGCTCCAATGATGTTAATCTGGTTTGCTATGTTGGGAACACTGGGAACGATTCAAATCCTAAAGCATCCTGAAGTTATTAAAGCGGTAAATCCGTATTATGCTTATCATTTATTATCGATCCATCCTGATGGCTTCTTTGTACTTGGTTTTGTATTTTTATGTACAACGGGTGCCGAAGCATTATACTCTGATATGGGGCACTGCGGAAGAAAAAACATCCGAATCAGCTGGGTATTTGTAAAAACAACTCTGGTATTAAACTATTTTGGACAGGCCGCTTATTTAATTCATCATGAAGGCAGTACGCTGCAACAACTAGGTGGAGAAAACGGAAATCCATTCTATTTAATCATGCCACACTGGTTTCTTCCTTTCGGAATTGTAGTAGCTACTTTGGCTGCAGTAATTGCTTCTCAGGCACTTATCAGTGGATCATTTACTTTGATCAACGAAGCAATGCGTTTGAATTTCTGGCCAAAGGTTAAAATTAAATATCCTACAGAAGTAAAAGGACAATTATACATCCCATCAATCAACTGGTTGTTGTTTTTTGGTTGTGTTGGAATCGTTTTACACTTTCAGAAATCAGGAAATATGGAGCATGCCTACGGTCTTGCGATTATTTTGTGTATGATTATGACCACGATTTTACTGAATTATTATCTAATCATGAAACGTGTAAAATTGTACCTGATGGTGCCGTTAATCACGATTTATTTACTGATTGAATTCAGCTTCCTGATTGCTAACATTACTAAATTTGCCGAAGGTGGTTACGTAACTTTAATCATTGCGATCCTTCTGATCTCGATCATGACCATCTGGTATCTGGCTAAGAAAATTAATAAGAGCTACACCAAAATCATCAAAATTGACGATTATAAGAAGGTGTTAATGGAATTGAGTGAAGACTTATCGATCCCAAAATACGCAACGCACCTGGTGTATATGACCAACGCCAATCGTGTTGATGAATTAGAAGAAAAAGTAATTTATTCAATTTTACAAAAACGCCCGAAAAGAGCTGACATATACTGGTTTGTACACGTAAACATTTTAACAGAACCGTACAAAACACAATACAAGGTTACCGAAATTGCTAAGGACGACATTTACAGAATCGATTTTAACTTAGGATTCAGAGAGCCTACCAAAATCAATTTAATGTTTAGAGAAGTAATTCGTGATATGGTAAAACGTGGCGAAGTAGACATCACCAGCCGTTACGAATCTTTAAACAAGAACAATATTATTGGTGACTTTAAATTTGTATTGTCAGAGAAGTTTTTATCCAATGACAACGATTTAAGATGGCATGAAAACATCATTATGAACTCTTATTTCTTCATTAAAAAACTGAGTTTATCTGAAGAAAGAGCTTTTGGTTTAGACAGTAGTTCAGTAAAAATAGAAAAATTCCCAATGGTGCTTCACGCTCCGGAGAATATTGGACTGACAAGAATTACAAAATAA
- a CDS encoding AMP-binding protein, which produces MSKLTHKNVHNYFKLNGYHLNGKDLCRIGYSYIKEGDVYERAIGEFLLDWFDKKDFIEMTTSGTTGLPKLVRLEKQAMIQSALATGDFFGLKPGDKALLCLPTQFIAGKMMLVRSLILGLDIDVVSPSTAPLALNKTQYDFVAMVPLQVQNSIAGLKNVKKLIIGGAKIDSALEAQLLPLKTEIYETYGMTETITHIAAKRVGEKAFSILPNVKISKDDRDCLVIHLPSVSNEPIVTNDLVELVNENQFVFLGRIDNVVNSGGVKLIPEQIESKLIGKINSRFFVTGVPDTVLGEKLILVIEGEKQEFAPDFFDVLGKYEKPKEIVFVPKFKENENGKLLRKPSLV; this is translated from the coding sequence ATGTCAAAACTAACACACAAAAATGTCCATAATTATTTTAAGTTGAATGGTTATCATTTAAATGGAAAGGATTTATGCCGCATAGGGTATAGTTACATCAAAGAAGGGGATGTGTACGAGAGAGCCATTGGTGAGTTTTTATTGGACTGGTTCGATAAGAAAGACTTTATTGAAATGACAACTTCGGGTACAACCGGGCTTCCGAAATTAGTACGTTTAGAAAAACAGGCTATGATTCAGTCGGCTTTGGCAACGGGTGATTTTTTCGGTCTGAAGCCAGGTGACAAGGCATTGCTTTGTTTGCCTACACAGTTTATAGCCGGTAAAATGATGCTGGTTCGAAGTTTAATTTTAGGTTTGGATATTGATGTGGTATCACCAAGTACTGCGCCTTTGGCTTTAAATAAAACACAATACGATTTTGTTGCCATGGTACCTTTGCAGGTTCAGAATTCGATAGCTGGATTAAAGAATGTTAAGAAGCTAATCATTGGTGGTGCTAAAATCGACAGTGCCCTGGAAGCGCAATTACTGCCCTTGAAAACGGAGATCTACGAAACTTACGGCATGACGGAAACGATCACGCATATCGCTGCTAAAAGAGTGGGAGAAAAGGCGTTCTCGATTCTTCCGAATGTGAAAATAAGTAAAGACGATCGCGATTGTCTGGTTATTCACCTGCCTTCGGTTTCTAACGAGCCTATCGTGACCAATGATTTGGTGGAATTGGTGAATGAAAACCAGTTTGTGTTTTTGGGACGAATAGATAATGTTGTGAATAGTGGAGGGGTGAAGTTGATTCCGGAGCAAATAGAAAGTAAGCTGATAGGAAAAATAAACAGTCGGTTTTTTGTAACCGGAGTTCCCGATACCGTTTTGGGAGAGAAGTTAATTTTGGTGATAGAAGGAGAGAAGCAAGAGTTTGCTCCCGATTTTTTTGATGTATTAGGAAAATATGAAAAACCAAAGGAGATTGTTTTTGTCCCGAAGTTCAAAGAAAATGAGAATGGAAAACTGTTGCGTAAGCCTAGTTTGGTGTAG
- a CDS encoding sialidase family protein has translation MRKVILFFGALILLMSFKTLNNSGKGIFNTGFTSIQIDTLFQDKISIRAIVIDKNKIWYGADNSRFGFYDLDKKEKFEDHIYRDTLKLEFRSIAQNANNIFLLSVGNPALLYQVSKKTQKVKLVYKEVNPKVFYDSMQFWNDKEGIAIGDPTEDTFSIIITRDGGETWTKVLSDKLPTNAEGEAAFAASNTNIVIKGNDTWLVSGGKKARVFYSADKGRTWKAIETPIVQGKTMTGIFTADFYDSKHGFIAGGDYELPNQKKDNKAFTTDGGKTWQLIGQGMGFGYASCVQYVPGGNGKEIICVGSEGIQYSQNGGENWTQLSTDTKLFTIRFVNRNTAIAAGHNKVIRIRFK, from the coding sequence ATGAGAAAAGTAATATTATTTTTTGGTGCTTTAATTTTGTTAATGTCTTTTAAAACGCTGAATAATAGTGGAAAGGGAATTTTTAACACGGGTTTTACATCAATACAGATAGATACTTTGTTTCAGGATAAAATTAGTATCAGAGCCATTGTAATCGACAAAAATAAAATTTGGTATGGTGCCGATAACTCCCGTTTTGGGTTTTATGATTTAGATAAAAAAGAGAAGTTTGAAGATCATATTTATCGTGATACTTTGAAGCTGGAATTCAGAAGTATTGCTCAAAATGCAAACAATATCTTTTTGTTAAGTGTAGGGAATCCTGCATTGCTTTATCAGGTTTCTAAAAAAACGCAAAAAGTAAAATTAGTCTATAAAGAAGTTAATCCGAAAGTGTTTTACGATAGTATGCAGTTTTGGAATGATAAAGAAGGAATTGCAATCGGAGATCCTACAGAGGATACTTTTTCGATCATTATCACACGCGATGGAGGAGAAACGTGGACGAAAGTATTATCGGATAAATTGCCTACAAATGCCGAGGGCGAAGCAGCCTTTGCAGCCAGTAATACAAATATTGTGATAAAAGGGAATGATACGTGGCTGGTTTCCGGAGGGAAAAAAGCACGTGTTTTTTATTCGGCAGACAAAGGAAGAACCTGGAAAGCCATTGAAACTCCAATCGTACAAGGGAAAACCATGACTGGTATTTTTACAGCTGATTTCTATGATTCGAAACACGGATTTATTGCCGGTGGTGATTACGAACTTCCAAATCAAAAAAAGGACAATAAAGCTTTTACTACAGACGGAGGGAAAACCTGGCAGTTAATTGGTCAGGGTATGGGCTTTGGATACGCTTCTTGCGTGCAGTATGTTCCGGGAGGAAATGGCAAAGAAATTATTTGTGTAGGTTCTGAAGGGATACAATATTCGCAGAATGGTGGCGAGAACTGGACGCAATTATCAACAGATACCAAACTTTTTACCATTCGTTTCGTGAACAGAAATACGGCAATTGCCGCTGGTCACAATAAAGTAATCCGAATCCGTTTTAAATAA
- the arsC gene encoding arsenate reductase (glutaredoxin) (This arsenate reductase requires both glutathione and glutaredoxin to convert arsenate to arsenite, after which the efflux transporter formed by ArsA and ArsB can extrude the arsenite from the cell, providing resistance.) → MIQIYHNPRCGKSRTCLAFIEGTKQEYQIIPYLTETPDFNELKKLLEKLNLQPLQLVRTKEKVWIENYKGKTLTDDQIIAAMVEHPILIERPIVVKDGKAIIGRDPDLVASFLDQL, encoded by the coding sequence ATGATACAAATTTATCATAACCCACGTTGTGGAAAATCAAGAACCTGTCTGGCTTTTATTGAAGGAACAAAGCAGGAATATCAGATCATTCCTTATCTGACCGAAACTCCGGACTTTAATGAATTAAAAAAACTACTCGAAAAACTAAATCTTCAGCCCCTGCAATTGGTCAGAACTAAAGAAAAAGTATGGATTGAAAATTACAAAGGAAAGACGCTGACCGACGACCAAATTATAGCCGCTATGGTGGAGCATCCTATTTTAATCGAGCGCCCGATTGTTGTAAAAGACGGCAAAGCAATCATTGGAAGAGATCCGGATTTGGTAGCTTCTTTTTTAGATCAATTATAA
- a CDS encoding CPBP family intramembrane glutamic endopeptidase, producing the protein MFLEQGIKPHNKFWLYLLGSFFIIIASFIGQIPFSVAVFCKSYMSGEPFPVDNGAVMRMFELNLTLFLVMISFVFAFAGVYYVVKYLHRQTFLSVTTSRAKVDWKRISFSFSLWALFSVLSFLALYLNAPEKFVWNFKLVPFLILVVLATLLIPIQTSTEEYVFRGYLMQGFANLAQNKWFPLLMTSLIFGSMHILNPEVEKMGYIVMVYYIGTGLFLGVITLMDEGMELALGFHAANNLVGALLVTSDWSVFQTHSLFRDISEPSAGWDVILPVVVVYPILLFIFSKKYKWNNWKEKLTGKIVVVESSN; encoded by the coding sequence ATGTTTTTAGAACAAGGAATTAAACCCCATAATAAGTTCTGGTTGTATCTTTTAGGATCGTTTTTTATCATTATAGCGTCATTTATTGGTCAAATTCCTTTTTCTGTTGCCGTGTTTTGTAAAAGTTATATGTCCGGGGAGCCTTTTCCTGTTGATAATGGTGCAGTAATGCGTATGTTTGAACTTAATCTGACTTTATTTTTGGTGATGATTTCTTTTGTTTTTGCGTTTGCCGGAGTGTACTACGTAGTAAAGTATTTGCACCGCCAGACGTTTTTGTCTGTTACGACCTCGAGAGCAAAGGTAGATTGGAAACGGATAAGCTTTTCTTTTTCACTATGGGCTTTGTTCTCTGTTTTGAGTTTTCTGGCACTTTATCTGAATGCTCCCGAGAAGTTTGTCTGGAATTTTAAACTCGTTCCTTTTTTAATTTTAGTGGTTTTAGCTACGCTGTTAATACCCATACAAACCTCTACCGAGGAATATGTTTTTAGAGGATATCTCATGCAGGGCTTTGCTAATCTGGCTCAAAACAAGTGGTTTCCGCTCCTGATGACTTCGCTGATATTTGGTTCGATGCACATTCTTAATCCCGAAGTCGAAAAGATGGGCTATATAGTGATGGTGTATTATATCGGAACCGGTTTGTTTCTGGGTGTAATTACCTTGATGGATGAGGGGATGGAATTGGCGTTAGGTTTTCATGCGGCAAATAATTTAGTGGGAGCTTTGTTAGTGACTTCGGATTGGTCTGTCTTTCAAACGCATTCGCTTTTTAGAGATATCTCAGAACCTTCAGCGGGCTGGGATGTAATACTGCCGGTAGTGGTGGTTTATCCTATTTTGCTTTTTATTTTTAGCAAAAAATACAAATGGAACAATTGGAAAGAAAAATTAACGGGTAAAATAGTTGTTGTAGAATCTTCAAATTAA
- the fumC gene encoding class II fumarate hydratase gives MKYRIEKDTMGEVQVPADKYWGAQTERSRNNFKIGAAGSMPQEIIEGFAYLKKAAAYANADLGVLPFEKRDAIAAVCDEILAGQLKDEFPLVIWQTGSGTQSNMNVNEVIANRAQVLKGFNIGEGEPFIKANDDVNKSQSSNDTFPTAMHIAAYKMVIETTIPGVEKLHATLTAKATEFKDVVKIGRTHLMDATPLTLGQEISGYAAQLSFGLKALKNTLAHLSEIALGGTAVGTGLNTPKGYDVKVAEYIAKFTNHPFVTAENKFEALAAHDAIVETHGALKQLAVSLNKIANDVRMLASGPRSGIGEIHIPENEPGSSIMPGKVNPTQCEALTMVCAQVIGNDMAIAVGGMQGHYELNVFKPVMAANFLQSARLLGDACISFDEHCAQGIEPNYKRIKELVNNSLMLVTALNTKIGYYKAAEIAQTAHKNGTTLKDEAVRLGYVSPEDFDAWVKPEEMV, from the coding sequence ATGAAATACAGAATAGAAAAAGACACGATGGGCGAAGTGCAGGTCCCAGCCGACAAATATTGGGGAGCACAAACAGAACGTTCAAGAAACAACTTTAAAATTGGAGCAGCTGGGTCTATGCCGCAGGAAATTATTGAAGGTTTTGCTTATCTAAAAAAAGCAGCCGCTTACGCCAATGCCGACTTAGGCGTTTTACCTTTCGAAAAAAGAGATGCCATAGCAGCCGTTTGCGACGAGATTTTAGCAGGACAATTAAAGGACGAATTCCCTCTTGTCATCTGGCAAACCGGTTCAGGAACACAAAGCAACATGAATGTCAACGAAGTAATAGCCAATCGCGCACAAGTTTTAAAAGGATTCAATATTGGAGAAGGCGAACCGTTTATTAAAGCCAATGACGACGTAAACAAATCACAATCTTCCAACGACACCTTCCCTACAGCCATGCACATTGCAGCTTACAAAATGGTGATTGAAACCACCATTCCGGGAGTCGAAAAACTTCATGCTACATTAACGGCAAAAGCAACCGAATTTAAGGATGTGGTAAAAATTGGCCGTACCCACCTTATGGATGCCACCCCATTAACACTTGGACAGGAAATTTCAGGATATGCCGCTCAATTGTCTTTCGGATTAAAAGCCCTTAAAAACACGCTCGCCCATTTATCCGAAATTGCTTTGGGAGGAACCGCGGTAGGTACCGGATTAAACACTCCAAAAGGATACGATGTAAAAGTAGCCGAGTATATTGCAAAATTTACCAATCATCCTTTTGTTACGGCCGAAAACAAATTCGAAGCCCTGGCAGCACACGATGCTATTGTAGAAACTCACGGTGCCTTAAAACAACTGGCCGTTTCCCTAAACAAAATCGCAAACGATGTGAGAATGTTAGCCTCAGGACCTCGTTCGGGAATTGGTGAAATTCATATTCCGGAAAATGAACCCGGGTCATCTATCATGCCTGGAAAAGTAAACCCAACCCAGTGTGAGGCGTTGACAATGGTTTGTGCACAAGTAATTGGAAACGACATGGCAATTGCAGTTGGCGGAATGCAGGGGCATTATGAACTGAATGTCTTCAAACCGGTTATGGCCGCAAACTTCCTGCAATCCGCACGATTATTAGGAGACGCCTGCATCTCGTTTGACGAACATTGCGCACAAGGCATCGAACCAAACTACAAACGCATTAAAGAATTGGTCAACAACTCATTGATGCTGGTTACCGCCTTAAACACAAAAATTGGCTACTATAAAGCTGCCGAAATTGCACAAACAGCCCACAAAAACGGAACTACTCTTAAAGACGAAGCAGTTCGTTTAGGCTACGTAAGCCCGGAAGACTTTGACGCCTGGGTGAAGCCGGAGGAGATGGTTTAA